The Methanophagales archaeon nucleotide sequence CATAGAATTTGCCATGTGCCCTCGTTACATCCCTGTTTTCTTGATGTAGATAATCGTTCAGCATCCATCTCAATTCCTTTTCTATCACCTCTTTTACTCGGTCTCGCTCTATCGAGCCTTTCTTTATTCCCCTATCCTCACATATCTGGATCGCATAAGGAACAAAATGTCTTAAGGACTCCGGATCAACATCCTCCACAATAAAGTTCCATGGAAATAACCTGGATGTCATGTAAGCAATCACTTTCTCCTCATCTCCTCTTGCTCTTGCTTTCCTCATCTCTTACCCTCCTCCTAACAAAGAACACACTTTCATGAAGAAACCTTTAATAGAAGTAACATTAGATACTATTAAAAATACTATGGTATTATTGTATAACCTTTACATATACCTCCCTCTTTCTTGGTCCGTCACACTCAACGAATAAGATACTCTGCCATCGCCCGAGCATTAAATTAGCCTGGTCTATTGGGATACACACAGAGGAACTGAGGATCATAGCCCTGAGATGCGAATGTGCATTGTTATCTATTTTATCATGCATGTAACCCCCACCTTTTGGGATCAGTTCGTTCAGAAGAGCAATGATATCGCTTCTCAAACCCGCTTCATTTTCATTTATTATGAGTCCTGTAGTTGTATGCTTTGTGAATACCACACATATACCGGAGATAGCACCCTCATTCCTGACTATATCTTTTATTTTGTCCGTAATGTCTACAAGCTCGGTGTTTTCCCGCGTTATTATCTCTATCCTTCTCATAATAATAGTTTATATCTACATATATAATATTTTGTTATTCTATAGAGATGG carries:
- a CDS encoding YjbQ family protein yields the protein MRRIEIITRENTELVDITDKIKDIVRNEGAISGICVVFTKHTTTGLIINENEAGLRSDIIALLNELIPKGGGYMHDKIDNNAHSHLRAMILSSSVCIPIDQANLMLGRWQSILFVECDGPRKREVYVKVIQ